A region from the Solibacillus sp. FSL H8-0523 genome encodes:
- a CDS encoding ABC transporter ATP-binding protein: MARGGRLTGPIVKPKNQKQTLLRIWGYLRIQRVELINVVIFVIISTLLSLVGPYLIGKTIDDYIVKFDVSGTIRMALILAGVYTASSFLTWAQQFVMIRVSQKTIRRLRQQLFEQYQALPLAFFDKKQQGDLMSRMTNDIENLNAALSQSVIQIVSSFLTIVGTAFALFFLDWRLALVTLIIIPLIVWATKQIIKRSSVNYKERQRDLGNLNGYIEETISNADIITLFGKEKATLAEFKEANEKLRGSAMRADIISGFMGPINNFMNNLGLSLVIGTGAVMAVTSGLSIGIIASFVTYTRQFFRPINQLSNLLNTFQSAIAGSERVFEILDEAREVADVPNAKQKAKLNGDVTFEQVQFGYEVDKPVLKGIDFIAKAGETIAIVGPTGSGKTTIIQLLTRFYDATGGRILLDGEPITHYQMSNVRDHVGVVLQDTYLFSGTVRENIRFGKLDATDAEVEEAAKIAYAHNFIKYLPEQYETVLTSGGMNLSQGQRQLIAIARAILEDPDILILDEATSSVDTMTEVHIQKGLNNLMQGRTSFVIAHRLKTIETADQILVMKDGQIFEKGDHDTLMQADGFYASLQKQLLAN; the protein is encoded by the coding sequence ATGGCTAGAGGTGGTCGTTTAACAGGACCTATCGTCAAGCCAAAAAACCAAAAGCAAACGTTACTCCGCATTTGGGGTTACTTACGCATTCAACGTGTGGAGCTTATTAATGTTGTCATCTTCGTGATTATTAGTACGCTACTTAGCTTAGTTGGCCCGTATTTAATCGGGAAAACGATTGATGACTATATCGTGAAGTTCGATGTGTCGGGAACGATTCGTATGGCCCTTATATTAGCGGGTGTTTACACGGCTTCGTCTTTCTTAACGTGGGCGCAGCAGTTTGTCATGATTCGTGTGTCGCAAAAAACGATTCGTCGCTTGCGTCAGCAATTATTTGAACAGTACCAAGCATTGCCCTTGGCGTTTTTTGATAAAAAACAACAGGGCGATTTAATGAGTCGTATGACGAACGATATTGAAAACTTAAATGCAGCATTATCACAAAGTGTCATTCAAATTGTCTCGAGTTTCTTAACGATTGTCGGAACGGCGTTTGCTCTCTTCTTTTTAGATTGGCGACTGGCTTTGGTAACGCTCATTATTATTCCGTTAATCGTATGGGCGACGAAGCAAATTATTAAGCGCAGTAGTGTGAACTATAAAGAGCGCCAGCGGGATTTAGGGAATTTAAATGGCTATATCGAAGAAACGATTTCGAATGCCGATATTATTACGCTATTTGGTAAAGAAAAGGCAACATTAGCGGAATTTAAAGAGGCCAATGAAAAGCTGCGCGGCTCTGCGATGCGTGCGGATATTATTTCAGGTTTCATGGGGCCCATTAATAACTTTATGAATAACTTAGGCTTGAGCCTTGTCATTGGTACCGGTGCGGTGATGGCGGTAACGAGTGGCCTGTCGATCGGGATTATCGCATCGTTTGTGACGTATACACGCCAATTTTTCCGACCGATTAACCAATTATCTAACTTACTCAATACCTTCCAGTCAGCAATAGCTGGTTCGGAGCGTGTGTTTGAAATTTTAGATGAAGCGCGTGAAGTAGCAGATGTTCCAAATGCAAAACAAAAAGCGAAGTTAAACGGTGATGTTACATTTGAACAGGTGCAATTTGGCTATGAAGTAGACAAGCCTGTATTAAAGGGCATTGATTTTATCGCAAAAGCGGGCGAGACGATTGCGATTGTTGGTCCAACAGGTTCAGGGAAAACAACTATCATTCAATTATTAACACGCTTTTATGATGCAACAGGTGGCCGTATTTTATTAGATGGCGAGCCGATCACCCATTATCAAATGAGCAATGTGCGTGACCATGTAGGGGTTGTCCTACAGGATACGTATTTATTTTCAGGTACGGTTCGTGAAAATATTCGCTTCGGGAAGCTGGATGCGACAGACGCTGAAGTAGAAGAAGCGGCGAAAATTGCGTATGCACATAACTTTATTAAGTATCTACCGGAGCAATATGAAACAGTGCTGACAAGTGGTGGGATGAATTTAAGTCAGGGGCAGCGTCAGTTAATCGCGATTGCGCGTGCGATTTTAGAAGACCCAGATATTTTAATTTTAGATGAAGCCACATCAAGTGTAGATACGATGACCGAGGTGCATATTCAAAAGGGCTTGAATAACTTAATGCAAGGGCGTACAAGCTTTGTTATTGCACACCGTTTAAAAACGATTGAAACGGCGGATCAAATATTAGTTATGAAAGACGGACAAATTTTTGAAAAAGGTGATCACGATACATTAATGCAGGCTGATGGGTTTTATGCATCCTTGCAAAAGCAACTGCTCGCAAACTAA
- a CDS encoding methyl-accepting chemotaxis protein, which produces MNPKLQVIVDSIDFYQSTYPEDACILIFDLEKVVGYKRGKKIDLKIKLGETAEQHRNTTSVRAMRSGKFLREERNAQGFGFPYIASAVPVLDNGQVIGVVTGVISNYRVSNMRSVAEELSGAVKEMSATNEQLAHASTDVSNRIEELSQYAELMNGNIQQITSIVDAVKGIAMHSKILGLNASIEAARSGEHGRGFAVVANEIQKMAQNSTDSANNIAKQLVDITDSIEHINSYTKQISAFTEEYTASMHEMSAGYTSINQIGQKLLGLGEVEQ; this is translated from the coding sequence TTGAATCCAAAGTTACAAGTGATTGTTGATTCCATTGATTTTTATCAATCGACGTATCCTGAAGATGCCTGTATATTAATTTTTGATTTAGAAAAAGTAGTCGGTTACAAACGCGGGAAAAAAATTGATTTAAAAATTAAACTTGGTGAAACTGCTGAACAGCACCGCAACACAACAAGTGTCCGCGCAATGAGAAGCGGGAAATTTTTACGGGAAGAACGCAATGCACAAGGCTTTGGTTTCCCCTATATCGCTTCCGCTGTACCGGTTTTGGACAATGGACAAGTCATCGGTGTTGTGACAGGGGTTATTTCAAATTATCGCGTTAGCAATATGCGTAGCGTTGCCGAGGAACTTTCCGGTGCAGTAAAAGAAATGTCGGCTACCAACGAGCAGCTTGCACACGCGAGTACGGATGTTTCAAATCGCATTGAAGAACTATCACAGTACGCCGAGTTGATGAACGGGAACATTCAGCAAATCACCTCGATTGTAGATGCCGTCAAAGGTATCGCGATGCACTCAAAAATTTTAGGCTTAAATGCATCGATTGAAGCCGCGCGTTCGGGAGAGCACGGCAGAGGCTTCGCCGTCGTGGCCAATGAAATTCAAAAAATGGCACAAAACAGTACCGATAGCGCCAATAATATCGCGAAACAACTCGTCGACATCACCGATTCGATCGAGCATATTAATTCGTACACAAAACAAATTTCAGCCTTCACCGAAGAATATACTGCGAGCATGCATGAAATGAGTGCTGGCTACACTAGTATCAATCAGATTGGTCAAAAGTTGCTCGGTCTTGGTGAAGTAGAGCAGTAA
- the rplM gene encoding 50S ribosomal protein L13 has product MRTTFMAKGQEVERKWLVVDAEGQTLGRLASEVAAILRGKHKPTFTPNVDTGDHVIIINAEKIELTGNKLQGKIYYRHTQFTGGLKQRTAGEMKEKYPTQMLELAIKGMLPKNSLGRQMFTKLNVYAGSEHPHAAQKPEAYELRG; this is encoded by the coding sequence ATGCGCACAACTTTCATGGCTAAAGGTCAAGAAGTAGAACGTAAGTGGTTAGTAGTTGACGCAGAAGGCCAAACATTAGGTCGTTTAGCTTCTGAAGTAGCTGCTATCTTACGTGGTAAACATAAACCAACTTTCACACCAAACGTTGATACAGGTGATCACGTAATCATCATCAATGCAGAAAAAATCGAGTTAACAGGTAATAAATTACAAGGTAAAATTTACTACCGCCACACTCAATTCACTGGTGGTTTAAAACAGCGTACAGCTGGAGAAATGAAAGAAAAATACCCAACTCAAATGCTTGAGTTAGCAATCAAAGGTATGCTTCCAAAGAACTCTTTAGGTCGTCAAATGTTTACTAAGTTAAACGTTTACGCTGGTTCTGAGCATCCACATGCTGCACAAAAACCAGAAGCTTACGAGCTACGTGGTTAA
- the rpsI gene encoding 30S ribosomal protein S9, translating into MAQVQYIGTGRRKSSTARVRLVPGEGKVVINNRDVADYLPYETLHLIINQPLEATETKGSYDVHVNVNGGGFTGQAGAIRHGIARALLQVDPDFRGALKAAGLLTRDSRMKERKKPGLRGARRAPQFSKR; encoded by the coding sequence TTGGCACAAGTACAATACATCGGCACAGGTCGCCGTAAAAGCTCAACTGCTCGCGTACGTTTAGTACCAGGCGAAGGTAAAGTAGTAATCAACAACCGTGATGTTGCTGATTACCTACCATACGAAACTTTACACTTAATCATCAACCAACCATTAGAAGCAACTGAAACTAAAGGTTCTTATGACGTTCACGTTAACGTAAACGGTGGTGGATTCACAGGTCAAGCTGGAGCAATCCGTCATGGTATCGCTCGTGCATTATTACAAGTTGATCCTGACTTCCGTGGCGCTTTAAAAGCTGCAGGTCTATTAACTCGTGATTCTCGCATGAAAGAACGTAAAAAACCAGGTTTACGCGGCGCTCGTCGTGCACCTCAGTTCTCAAAACGTTAA
- a CDS encoding energy-coupling factor transporter transmembrane protein EcfT → MMEKMIFGRYIPGDSFVHKLDPRSKLLFVFAFIVVVFLANNVITYAILLALTLFVVVLSKIRLYFLINGLKPVIFLMVFTLVLHLLMTKGGAVLLDLGFVKIYEDGLRQGVFISLRFLVLVFMTSILTLTTSPISITDGLETLLNPFKRFKLPVHELALMMSISLRFIPTLMDETDKIMKAQMARGSDLSAGPIKDRLKAVVPLLVPLFVSAFKRAEDLATAMEVRGYRGGEGRTKYRQLKWTARDTISLVLLVVVAVILFMLRS, encoded by the coding sequence ATGATGGAAAAAATGATTTTCGGACGCTATATTCCGGGGGATTCATTCGTCCATAAGCTAGATCCACGTTCGAAGCTATTATTTGTCTTTGCGTTTATCGTGGTTGTGTTTTTAGCAAACAATGTTATCACGTATGCGATTCTATTAGCACTGACGTTATTTGTGGTTGTGTTATCTAAAATTCGTCTATACTTTTTAATAAATGGCCTAAAGCCCGTTATCTTTTTGATGGTCTTTACGCTCGTGCTACATTTGCTCATGACAAAAGGAGGGGCTGTCCTATTAGATTTAGGCTTTGTGAAAATCTATGAGGATGGGTTACGCCAAGGTGTTTTTATATCGCTACGTTTTTTAGTACTAGTGTTTATGACGTCAATTTTAACGTTAACAACGTCACCGATTTCGATTACGGATGGACTTGAGACATTATTGAATCCGTTTAAGCGATTTAAGTTACCAGTCCATGAACTTGCGTTAATGATGTCAATTTCACTGCGCTTCATTCCAACCTTAATGGATGAAACGGATAAAATTATGAAAGCACAAATGGCGCGTGGTTCTGATTTAAGTGCAGGGCCAATTAAGGATCGTTTAAAGGCGGTTGTGCCATTACTAGTGCCACTCTTTGTCAGTGCGTTTAAACGTGCTGAGGATTTAGCGACTGCTATGGAAGTACGTGGCTACCGCGGCGGTGAAGGGCGTACGAAATATCGTCAGCTTAAATGGACAGCGAGAGATACAATTAGCTTAGTGCTACTTGTGGTAGTTGCGGTTATACTATTTATGCTGCGTAGCTAG
- the truA gene encoding tRNA pseudouridine(38-40) synthase TruA → MRLKATISYDGTQFAGYQVQPGERTVQLEIEKVLKVMHKGDMVKITASGRTDARVHATGQVIHFDTPLRIPADKYQKALNVQLPRDIRVLAVEEVADDFHARFDVSGKRYRYIWDCNVVQSPFRRHYTVETTGVKPDVEAMQRAANAVIGTHDFSCFCAANTSVVDKVRTVHGIELTWHGEELHMTIAGTGFLYNMVRIIAGTLWEVGTGRREVDSVAEAIASMDRAQAGKTAPAHGLYLEQVFYE, encoded by the coding sequence ATGAGATTAAAAGCAACAATTAGCTATGACGGGACACAGTTTGCCGGCTACCAAGTGCAGCCAGGGGAGCGTACCGTCCAGCTTGAAATAGAAAAAGTATTAAAGGTCATGCATAAGGGCGATATGGTGAAAATCACGGCAAGTGGTCGTACCGATGCGCGCGTCCATGCAACAGGTCAGGTCATTCATTTTGATACACCGCTTAGGATTCCTGCTGATAAATATCAAAAGGCATTAAATGTGCAGCTGCCTCGTGATATTCGCGTTTTAGCGGTTGAAGAAGTAGCAGATGATTTTCACGCACGTTTTGACGTATCAGGCAAGCGCTATCGTTATATATGGGATTGTAACGTCGTACAGAGCCCGTTTCGCCGTCATTACACGGTAGAGACAACTGGGGTTAAGCCAGACGTTGAAGCGATGCAGCGTGCGGCAAATGCCGTTATTGGCACACATGATTTTAGCTGTTTTTGTGCAGCGAATACAAGCGTTGTCGATAAAGTGCGTACAGTGCACGGAATCGAGCTTACATGGCACGGAGAAGAACTGCATATGACGATCGCTGGAACAGGCTTCTTATATAACATGGTACGCATTATTGCCGGTACGTTATGGGAAGTAGGGACGGGTCGCCGGGAAGTGGATTCCGTTGCGGAGGCAATTGCGTCAATGGACCGTGCGCAGGCAGGAAAAACCGCCCCTGCACATGGACTGTATTTGGAACAAGTTTTCTATGAATAA
- a CDS encoding C45 family peptidase: protein MKKVTSDVLQFKGTHYDFGVCQGNQLKHSPLLKNREVMYQRFTQKFTVDAPHIKHLLNMYAPYLIDEIEGLASALDYTEQQALLHFAGYYANLKSGCSITASPHYLIRNYDNAPSTYDGRFVFFAPTDSGFASMGPTMQVTGRMDGLNEKGLCIGYNFVNTKNNGDGFVCNMIGRLLLERCATTDDAIQLLRDIPHKHSFNYVVLDAAGNPKIIEASPREIVVREATACTNHFNVLVEENRYRMEDSLARETVILGAQQQALSMKEAFELMNGIERGVFATKYGAWDGTLHTAGYMPSERRAIFALGGNALPVMIDFEKWLQGERFAVTKLKGELDANEGFGNAE, encoded by the coding sequence ATGAAAAAAGTAACGAGCGATGTCCTGCAGTTTAAAGGGACGCATTATGATTTTGGCGTTTGTCAAGGCAATCAGTTAAAACATTCCCCCCTACTAAAAAATCGTGAAGTGATGTATCAACGCTTCACACAAAAATTTACGGTGGATGCACCACATATTAAACACTTACTAAATATGTATGCCCCTTATTTGATTGATGAAATTGAAGGCCTAGCAAGCGCACTAGATTATACCGAACAGCAAGCATTGCTACATTTTGCCGGGTACTATGCCAATCTAAAGAGCGGCTGCTCGATTACCGCAAGCCCGCACTATCTCATTCGTAATTATGACAATGCCCCAAGTACGTATGATGGACGTTTCGTATTTTTTGCCCCAACCGACTCGGGTTTTGCTTCTATGGGGCCAACGATGCAAGTGACTGGGCGCATGGATGGTTTAAATGAAAAAGGCCTTTGTATAGGCTATAACTTTGTGAATACCAAAAATAACGGCGACGGCTTTGTTTGTAATATGATTGGACGTCTGTTACTCGAGCGCTGTGCAACAACCGATGATGCTATTCAACTCCTACGCGACATCCCGCATAAGCATTCATTTAACTATGTCGTACTGGATGCAGCCGGGAATCCTAAAATTATCGAAGCCTCCCCACGCGAAATTGTCGTACGTGAAGCAACGGCTTGTACGAATCATTTTAATGTTCTCGTAGAAGAAAATCGTTATCGTATGGAGGATTCCCTTGCGCGTGAAACGGTCATTTTAGGTGCACAACAGCAGGCACTATCGATGAAAGAAGCCTTCGAATTAATGAATGGAATTGAACGCGGTGTATTTGCGACAAAGTACGGAGCTTGGGATGGAACTTTACATACAGCTGGCTATATGCCAAGTGAACGACGAGCAATTTTTGCCCTTGGTGGTAATGCGTTACCGGTCATGATTGATTTTGAAAAGTGGTTGCAGGGAGAACGTTTTGCTGTGACGAAGTTAAAAGGTGAGCTTGATGCGAATGAGGGATTTGGAAATGCGGAATAG
- a CDS encoding 2-keto-3-deoxygluconate kinase, with protein sequence MRPEGRERRGEGECSPRRKGAQTFRRGRALEFYRQLQTKRDTLKKQLEAPELQSIHPVIAGELKATEAIMNDFVGLFQLNEILENVQED encoded by the coding sequence ATGAGACCTGAAGGAAGAGAACGTCGCGGAGAAGGTGAATGTTCCCCACGCCGTAAAGGAGCGCAAACATTTCGTCGTGGGCGTGCATTAGAATTTTACCGTCAGCTTCAAACGAAGCGCGATACGTTAAAAAAACAATTAGAAGCACCAGAATTGCAATCGATTCACCCAGTCATTGCGGGTGAATTAAAGGCAACAGAAGCGATTATGAATGACTTTGTTGGATTATTTCAGCTTAATGAGATTTTAGAAAACGTGCAGGAAGATTAA
- a CDS encoding energy-coupling factor ABC transporter ATP-binding protein — MDIQLQQVSYAYSKGTPFEKYALYDVNLTIQSGSYQAIIGHTGSGKSTILQHFNGLLKPSEGVVKVGDRMIEAGKKAKDLKPIRQRVGIVFQFPEHQLFEETVLKDIIFGPMNFGISQEEAEKRARELIKLVGLPESVLEKSPFDLSGGQMRRVAIAGVLAMEPEVIVLDEPTAGLDPRGQKEMMDLFYNLHKQKGLTTILVTHSMEDAARYADYVAIMHEGVSVLVGEPREIFGDEQMLAKYGLEPPRVVKFQRKVEKMLGTRLHQTCLTEEELALEIGQVVRKERDEV; from the coding sequence ATGGACATCCAACTTCAACAAGTAAGCTATGCCTATTCAAAGGGGACACCGTTTGAAAAGTATGCACTCTATGATGTGAATTTGACAATTCAAAGCGGTAGCTACCAGGCAATTATCGGCCATACTGGCTCAGGGAAGTCGACCATTTTACAGCATTTTAACGGGCTATTAAAGCCGTCTGAAGGTGTTGTCAAGGTAGGAGACAGAATGATTGAAGCGGGTAAGAAGGCCAAGGATTTAAAACCAATCCGCCAAAGGGTTGGTATTGTCTTTCAGTTCCCAGAGCATCAGCTATTTGAAGAAACGGTATTAAAGGACATTATTTTTGGTCCAATGAACTTCGGTATTTCACAAGAAGAAGCAGAGAAACGTGCACGTGAGTTAATCAAGCTTGTTGGCCTACCGGAGAGTGTGTTAGAGAAGTCACCATTTGATTTATCAGGTGGGCAGATGCGTCGTGTAGCAATTGCAGGGGTGCTTGCCATGGAGCCTGAAGTGATTGTGTTGGACGAACCGACAGCGGGGCTTGATCCTCGTGGGCAAAAAGAGATGATGGACTTATTCTATAATTTGCATAAACAAAAGGGCTTAACGACAATTCTCGTAACGCATAGTATGGAAGATGCGGCACGTTATGCAGATTACGTGGCGATTATGCATGAAGGTGTTTCGGTACTTGTTGGGGAACCACGTGAGATTTTTGGGGATGAACAAATGCTCGCGAAATACGGTCTAGAACCACCACGTGTTGTGAAGTTTCAACGTAAAGTTGAGAAAATGCTTGGGACGCGACTTCATCAAACATGCTTAACGGAAGAAGAGCTGGCCTTAGAAATTGGCCAAGTTGTTCGAAAGGAGCGTGATGAGGTATGA
- a CDS encoding ABC transporter ATP-binding protein, with translation MQSVWKLAKYVKPYLLFAIIAPVMMLIEVGMDLLQPTILQHIIDDGIAQSDTTYIVKMFGLMLATSLIGMIGGVGCSIYASRTAVNFSTDLRQDLYETITYFSNKSKDKFTLGKLVTNLTSDVEMLQRALTMLLKIFVRGPMMFIGAIVIVFITARELFPILLVVVPILAFFMYYFTALSGKLFYKVQKVVDQVNTKVQENLAGIRVIKAYNRKDHQIEQFADVNSQLMKRSMMADQIIGVLGPLTMFVVNLGIVAALWMGAIKVDNNTLQVGVILAFINYLMMVMQGLTSSSNVLIQLARAIPSADRLVAVLEEKTELTSPEQADHHAIKGRVTFENVHFSYLKGTEDVLKNVSFHAEPGETVGIIGMTGSGKSTLVKMLPRLFDVDQGTVKIDGVNIKDYDLEHLRAAIGYAPQKATLFSKTIVENLRYGKGEATAEDIVEALAAANAKEFVDKLTAGTEHELTQGATNLSGGQKQRLAMARAFVRQPQILILDDVTSAVDSISEKTIQTAIATKFADATKFIVSSKISSIRHSEQILVMDDGEIVAQGTHMELLKTSALYQEMAKTQAEKGVTLGE, from the coding sequence ATGCAGTCAGTTTGGAAGTTAGCGAAATACGTAAAGCCGTATTTGTTATTTGCAATTATTGCGCCGGTGATGATGCTGATCGAAGTTGGCATGGATTTATTACAGCCAACGATTTTACAGCACATTATTGATGACGGAATTGCACAAAGCGATACGACGTATATCGTAAAAATGTTTGGTCTGATGTTAGCCACATCATTAATCGGGATGATTGGTGGGGTGGGCTGTTCGATTTATGCCTCGCGAACAGCGGTCAATTTCTCGACCGATTTACGTCAGGATTTATATGAAACGATTACGTATTTCTCGAATAAAAGTAAAGATAAATTTACTCTCGGGAAGTTAGTGACGAATTTAACCAGTGATGTTGAAATGCTTCAGCGCGCCTTAACGATGCTGCTGAAAATTTTTGTGCGCGGGCCAATGATGTTTATCGGGGCGATTGTCATCGTGTTCATTACCGCACGAGAGCTATTCCCCATTTTGCTTGTTGTTGTGCCAATTTTAGCGTTTTTCATGTATTACTTTACGGCACTTTCTGGCAAGCTGTTTTATAAAGTGCAAAAGGTAGTCGACCAAGTCAATACGAAGGTACAGGAAAACCTAGCCGGTATACGCGTGATTAAAGCGTATAACCGAAAAGACCATCAGATTGAGCAATTTGCCGATGTGAATAGTCAGCTGATGAAGCGTAGTATGATGGCCGACCAAATTATTGGAGTGTTAGGGCCGCTAACGATGTTTGTCGTGAACTTAGGAATTGTTGCCGCATTATGGATGGGTGCCATTAAAGTCGATAATAATACACTGCAGGTTGGTGTCATTTTAGCGTTTATTAACTATTTAATGATGGTCATGCAAGGGTTAACGAGTTCGTCAAACGTACTCATTCAATTAGCACGTGCCATTCCAAGTGCGGATCGCCTTGTTGCGGTACTCGAAGAAAAAACAGAGTTAACCAGTCCAGAACAAGCCGATCATCATGCGATAAAAGGACGTGTCACATTTGAAAACGTGCACTTTTCTTATCTAAAAGGCACAGAGGATGTTTTAAAAAATGTGAGCTTCCACGCTGAGCCAGGTGAAACAGTTGGAATTATTGGGATGACGGGTAGCGGGAAATCAACACTCGTGAAAATGCTACCAAGACTGTTTGATGTAGACCAGGGTACGGTGAAAATCGATGGGGTTAATATTAAAGACTATGATTTAGAGCATTTACGCGCGGCAATTGGCTATGCACCGCAAAAAGCAACGCTATTTTCGAAAACGATTGTGGAAAACTTACGTTACGGGAAAGGCGAGGCAACTGCGGAGGACATCGTAGAAGCACTAGCTGCAGCAAACGCGAAGGAGTTTGTTGATAAACTCACAGCAGGTACCGAACATGAGTTAACACAAGGGGCGACAAACTTATCGGGCGGTCAAAAGCAGCGTCTCGCAATGGCACGAGCATTTGTTCGCCAGCCGCAAATTCTCATTTTAGATGATGTGACAAGCGCGGTAGATAGTATTTCTGAAAAAACGATTCAAACGGCCATTGCCACAAAATTTGCGGATGCAACGAAATTCATTGTGTCTTCGAAAATTTCATCGATTCGTCATTCTGAGCAAATCCTTGTTATGGATGATGGGGAGATTGTGGCACAGGGTACGCATATGGAGCTACTAAAAACGAGTGCGCTGTATCAGGAAATGGCGAAAACGCAGGCGGAAAAAGGGGTGACACTAGGTGAATAA